TTTAGAAATAATCTTACAACTTTAAAAGCATTAGAATTATCGGACAACGTTGTTGCTGTTAAAGCTTTAGATTTAGTTGGGATAAAAAAATTCAATGAACTTTGGGAATCTTTTGGATTTACTAAAGAAAATATACCACAAGATTTAACTACTGCATTAGGATCTATAACACTTTCACCTATTGATATGGCTAAAGCTTATTCAATTATTGCTAATGGTGGAAGTAAGGTTGAACCACAATTTATTTATAAAATAGAGAATAGATTTGGAGATGTTGTATATGAAGCAGATACAACAAGACAGAAAGTATTAGATTCTGAATATGCAGCACTTGTTACTCACATGATGGAATCGGTAGTAAAAAATGGAGGAAGTAAAGGTGCACAACTTTATGCTAAGGGAACTACTGTTCCTGTAGCTGGTAAAACAGGTACAACTAGTGATTATGTTTCTGCATGGTTTACTGGATATACCCCTACATTAGTAACTGTAGTATATGTTGGAAATGATGATAATAAATCTATGGGTCGTGGAATGAGTGGAGCTAGTGCAGCACTTCCTATATGGAAAAATTATATGCAAGCTGTAGTAAACTTAGGAAACTTTGATATAGGTAGATTTGAATTTATAAAAGAAGGATTAAGTTCTGAAAGACTTGTTAAAAGAGTAATAGATTTAAGAACAGGTTTATTAGATACTGATGGTGTAAATTCAAGAGAAGCATTATTTATTTCTGGTACTGAACCTGTAGAATTAGAAAGTGTAATATACGAAGGATATTAATAAAAAGATATGTACTAATAATGGATATTAGTACATATTTTTTATTCTTTACATTTATATAAATGTATGTTAATATATATATACTAACGAGATAGAGGTGCAAGATTCAAGATTAAAATTTATGAGACAGTCAAGTCTATGATTAAATTTGAAAGGGGAAATTGCCGAACTTATGTAATTGACAAATACATAGGTGGGATTACAAATAATATTTGTAATACTGTCATTATTAATTATAATGTTGTGCTATTGGTTAAGTATATTTTATATTATTTTTATATATTTTTATACTTACTGATAGTTTACTATCAGTTTTTTTATTTAGAAAGGGAAAAATATGAAAAAGAAGTTTATTTTATTTATGTTATTAATACTTTCAAGTTTTACATTTAGTGAAGGTAAGCTTAGGGTAGGTATGGAAGCAGGATATGCGCCATTTAATTGGTTTCAAAACGATGAAAGAAATGGAGCAGTAAAGATTAAAAATGGATATGTTGGTGGATATGATGTAGAAATAGCAAAAATTATATCAGAGAAGCTTGATATGGATTTAGAAATAGTACAAAGTGATTGGGATTCGTTATTAGGACCAGCATTAAATTCTGACAAAATAGATGTTGTAATTGCTGGGATGTCACCTACTAAAGAAAGAAGAAAGAATTTGGAATTTACAGATCCATATTATGAATCTGACTTAGTTATTGTTGTTAAAAATGATTCAAAATATTTAAACTCAAAAAGTATACAAAATTTTAGAGATAGCAAATTAACTGCACAATTAAATACATTTCATTATACTGTATTAAGTCAAATAAATGGTATAAAAAAAGAAAGTGCTAGTGAGAATTTTTCAAATATGTTAGTGGCTTTAGAGTCAGGTAAAATAGATGGTTATGTTTCTGAAAAACCAGGTGCAATATCAGCTACAATATCAAATCCAAATATAAGTTTTGTAGAATTTGATAAAGATAAAGGATTTGTATATGATAGGGATGACGTAAACATTGCAATAGCATTAAAAAAAGGTAATTTAGAATTAAGGGATAAGATAAACAGAGTATTAGCTGAAATTTCAAGAGAACAAAGAGAAGAAATAATGAAAAAAGCTATTGAAACTCAACCTAATCAAGATTCAGAATCTTTACCAACAAATTTTTTTGGTTGGATTAAGTTTTTTATAGTTAATTATTGGAAAGATTTTTTATATGGTACTTTTACAACAATTAATTTATCATTAATAGGAACATTTTTTGGATTTATTATTGGACTTATATTATCATTGATTAGAGATGATAGAAATATTAATAATAACTCAATGTTTTCAGTTATATTTCATAAACTATTTAAGTATTTTGTAAGTATATATGTTACGTTTATAAGAGGAACACCTATGATAGTACAAGCAATAATTTTCTATTATGATTTTTCACAAATTACTGGTATTAATATACCGGCATTGACCTCAGCATTAATTATAGTTTCATATAATACTGGTGCCTATATTACTGAAATTGTTAGAGGTGGAATTGATTCTATAGATAAGGGCCAATATGAAGCTGCAGAGGCTCTAGGAATGAGTCATTTTAATATAATGAGAAAAGTAATACTACCTCAAGCAATAAGAAATGTGATGCCATCTGTTGCAAATGAATTTATTATTAATATAAAAGATACTTCAGTATTATTTTCTATAGGGGTTACTGAATTATTTACTACATCAAAATCTATAGTTGGGTCACATGTAAGATATTATGAAGTATTCGTTATAACATGTGCTATATATTTTGTACTTACTTATTCTTTATCTAAATTATTTAGATATTTAGAAAAAAGAATGGATGGAAATAAAGAATACGAGATAGAGGGATAAATATGAGTATAATAAAAGTAGAAGAATTAAAGAAAAATTATGGTAAAAGAAATATATTAAAAGGTGTTAATTTTGAAGTTAATGAAAACCAAGTTATATCAATAATTGGTTCTTCAGGTTCAGGTAAATCAACATTATTGAGATGTTTAAACTTACTTGAACAATATGATGAGGGTAAAATACTTTACCATGGAAAAAATATTAAAGATACAGATATAAAATTAAATGAATATAGAAGTAGAGTAGGGATGGTATTTCAACAATTTAATTTATTTAATAATTTAAATGTATTAGAAAATTGTATGCTAGCACAAATTAATGTTTTGGGTAGAAGTAAGGAAACAGCAATAGATATTTCATTAAAATATTTAGAAAAAGTTGGAATGAATAAATTCGTTAATGCAAGACCTAGTCAACTTTCAGGTGGACAAAAACAAAGGGTTGCTATTGCAAGAGCTTTATCAATGAATCCTGAAGTATTACTATTTGATGAACCAACATCTGCATTAGACCCGGAAATGGTTGGCGAAGTATTAAAAGTAATGAAAGATTTAGCAAAAGAAGGTTTAACTATGATAGTAGTAACTCATGAGATGGATTTTGCAAGAGAAGTTTCTGATAAAGTTATTTTTATGGATAATGGAATAATACTTGAAGAAGGACATCCAGAAGAAATGTTTACTAACCCTAAAAATGAAAGGACTAAAGAGTTCTTACATAGAGTACTAAAATAAGATAGAATTTACTTCTATCTTGTTTTTTTAAATTAATTATGTTAAACTATTAATGATGGCTGGGTGGCGAAATCGGTAGACGCAGCAGACTCAAAATCTGCCGAGAAATCATAAGGGTTCGAGTCCCTTCCTAGTCACCATTTTTTTTGAAAGGATAAAAGTATGGAATTAAAATTAACAGAAAAAGAAATAGAAATATTTGAAAAAAATGAAGAAGCAATTAAAATGAATTTAGTTTCTAAAGCAATTTATAATGAAAGTTTAAATTACGAATTTACTGAAGAAGATAAAAAAAATATTTGGTTCAGTGAAGAGAATTTAGTATTAGAATTATACATGAGAAAAAAAGTTGAACCAAGAGTTATGGTAAATGAAAATTCTATAATAGAAGTATATAACAATAACAAAGAATATTTTGAACAAAATAAAATTGCTTTTAATGATGCTAGAGAAATGATAAAAAATCAATTAATTGAACAATTAAACTACAGTTTATTTGAAGATTTAGTAAAAAAATTAATGAATGAAATGAATGAAAATGTTACTTTATCTAAAGAAGATGTTTTATTTACAAGAGGAAATGAAAATTTAATTAAATCTATTTTATTAATTAATGTTTTAAAAGAAAACGCGAAAAAAGATAATTTCTTTGAAGAAAATAAAGAAGAGATTGAATTAATTAAAAAAGATGCAAGACTTAATTATTATTTAAATAAATTAATAGAAGAAAAAGCGGTAGTTTCAAACCAAACTGTATTAGATGAAATGCAAAGATTTTCTAAAGAAAATTTTGATTCAGTAAAAAATTATTCACAAGATCAATTATTTAAATACGTTGGAGATTCATTACTTACTTCAAAAGTTGCTGAAGTTAAAGCTGAAATTGTTAATAGAGTAATAAAAGAATACAACATAGAAAATCTTGTAAAGGAATATATTAAATAATAAATATGAAATATAAAAATAAAGAACTTTGGGAATATTTCTTTGATAAACCCAAAAAACATTACAATATGTATATGTATGAAATGCCTAATTATCCTAATCATTTAATATTTGATAATGAAGAAATATTAGATGCTAAAGGTAAATGGAGTGAAATTTATTTTAAAAATAATAATGACTTACATTTAGAAATAGGTAGTGGAAGTGCAAATTTCACTAATAATAAAGCAATAAAACATCCTGATATAAATTTTTTAGGTGTAGAATTAAGATTAAAAAGATTAGTTCAAGCAGCTAGAAAAGCTGAAAAAAATAATCTAAACAATTTGATATTTCTAAAAAAAAGAGTAGATTCTCTTAAAGAATTTATAGGTGAAAATGAACTTTCAGGATTATATATTAATTTCCCAGATCCTTGGGAAAATGAAGAGCATAAAAGAATTTTTGGAGAAAAATTATTGAATGACTTAGATTTTGTTTTAAAATCTGGTTCTAAAATTTATTTTAAAACAGATCATTTACAATATTATTTAGATATTTTAGATTTAATCAATAGTAGAGATGGATATACTGTTGTATATAGTACAGATGACTTATATAATAGTGAAAAAATAATTGATAATATTAAAACTGAATTTGAACATTTATTTTTATCTAAACATAATATGAATATTAAATATATAGAAATAGTAAAAGAGTAGCATTTTTTTAATGCTACTTTTTTATTCCTTTATTAAATTAAAATTAAAATATACTTGACATAAAATTAAAAAAATAATATAATAGGTTATAACTTGAGGAAAGGAGGTTAGTTGAGAAATATTATAAGGGGGGGAAAAATTATTGGAGGTAATTACTCAGACAAATCGAAGCTTATTGTTTGAAAATTTTAACGATGAAGCCTATGATATTTTAACTTTGATTGGAGATGTTGAAAATATTAATAGTCTTGAAGATGAAAAAATTGAGGAAATAAACAAACATTTATTGGTTTCAAATTTTAATGAATTTTTACAAAAATTTGAACCTAAAATTTATTCTTATATGGATGTTGAGAATAAAAGAATCGGTTATACTCTTGAAAAAAATCAAAATATACCTGATTCAATGTATACAACTATATACATTAATAATGAAAATACATTTATCAAAATGTTATCTACATTAATAGATAATAGAAAAAATTTAGATAAAAAAAATGTAGATTTTCAGTTTGAAGATATTTTAGAATTAATTTCTCCTAGAAAAATAATTCAAAATATTAAACAACAAAGAAAAGAAATCAATTATTTATTTGGTAAGTATGAAGCTTTAAATGATAAAAATCCAAAAAAACTTGATATAGGAGATATATTAAACAATAAATTTCAAGAAGCATCTAAAAATTATAATAATATATTAGCTATGCTACCATTGGCTATAGAAGATATTAAAACTAGATTAGAAATTGGTGAAAACAGGGAAAATCAAAATATTGAGGAGATAAAACTAGGCTATTTAGAATTTAATGATGGGGGGGAAATAGAGTTTATTGAAAATCAATATGAGTTAGAAGAAAAAATGTTATTACCAGATAATAGCCAAAAATTATTAGAAATTTTTGAAAATGATTATTATGAAAGTATTGAAAAACCAAATAATTATGTTGCAAATTTAATAAAAAGAACATATGTTCCTATAACCACTAATAATCTTAAGATAGATTTCGAAAAAGAGGTAAATAACTATAATCAATATCTCGAATTATATAAAAATTCACAAGAGGATTTTATCAAAATTGCTAAAGAGCTAATCGAGAAAGTAATGGGTGTGAAACTATTCTTTGATCAATATAATGTAAATAATAAAAGTATGCTGCCAAAATTACTAATTACAAATGTTGATGTTGGATTGTTAGTACAACCCAAAAATAAGGAAAAATTAGAGAAGTATCTTAGAACAGTAAATGACAAAAATGAATTTGAAAATACTATTTGGTTTTCAATTTTTCCAAATATTTCTTTAAAAAATGAAAATAAAAAGAGTAGTAAAAATATATTTAGTGGTAATGCAACTTATAAATCAAAAAATATTAATAGTATTCAAGATTTATCAAATTTAATGGAAATACTATCTAATCATAAAATACAAACTTTTATTAGTTTTGAAAGAAATAATGAAAATACATTTGAAAATCTTGCTATACATGGGATAAATAAATATATTGAATTAACTAAGTCTTTAGAAAATACAAATTTTTCAGAATATATTATACCAGCTTTACCTAATCTTACTTTAATTCCAAAAGATAAATCAGGTATTAAAATTGATAAAAAAGCAATATTTAATAAAGACGGAGTATTCTTTAATGACGGTGAAGAACTAGAATTCTTTTTAGATGGTATATATGTTGATGCAGCATATGTTGCTGCAGGTATAGTTGCAGCATATCAATGTCCTTCTTTTTTAAAAGAAAGATATAAGAATGTTTCAAATAATCCAGGTGTTAGATTTAATATAGAAGCGGAAGATAATTCGTTAATAGTAAAAACAGTAATGGCACGAGAAATTAGCGGATTTACAGTTGATATAAAAGAAGAAATAAATAACGTTAATTATGGTTTTATTTTTTCATCTGAACAATCACAATATAAGAATGAAAAAATAAAGAACGTTACAGTATATAAAGCTAGAAGTCTTTTTAAATCTAGTAATAATTCATATGAAAATATATACAAAACCTTAACTACTACATATATAGAAAGATTACTAAGATTTATGAGCAATGACTACAAATCTGACAAATTAAACTATTTTTTCAGTAATAGTCCAAATAGTCAAAAAAGTATATGGACTAAGGAATCATCAACTGTAAACGCTATTATAAGACATGGTGATGATATTTCACATATAATAGATAATGAAAATAATACATGTCAATTAAATTTAGTATTTCTAGGAGAGGTAAAAAATCTTAAGATAGAAATAAATAAAACTAATTAAAGGAGAGGGAGTTAATGGGTTTTAAATTAAATATAAAGGGTAGTAATGACGAATTTAATGTTGAGCAAGAAAATATTATCAGCGTTAAATTTATTTCAGATACTCAGGATAGTTCTAATGCTAGATCAACAGATTTAAGTATAGGATTAGAAATAGAGGGGAAAATTATACCATCAATTGGTCAAAATGATATAGAGGATAATACAAGGAAATTACTATTATGGTCATTAGTAAGTGCAGAGGATCTAGAAGCATATAAAAGTATAACGTTAGAGGTTGTACTTGCAGGAAATGTAGTTCGTAAATTTTTATTATCAAATGCTTTTTTAGTAGATTATAATGAGTATTTTGATGAAAAAAATGGTAATGGATTATTCTTTTTAAAAATAAAACAAAAAAAAGAAAAAATAAAAGATATAGTAATTGAAGGTGGGTATCAAAAATAGGGGGTTAAATGATAGAAAATGAATATATTGTTCCAAAATTTTTAAGTAAAACTGTATTAAGAAGTGTTGATTTGTTCACAATAAATAAAAATATAAATAGTGCAAGTTTCTTAAAATATATGGATTATGAAAATGGAATTATAGTAGGTTTAAATGCTACTACAGATGGTAAAGCAGTTTTTATAGATAAAGGTATTTATAAATATAATGATGAAATAATATTTTTAGATAAAAAGATATCTATAGAATTACCTGATGAGGAAGGAGAATTTTTTGTATATTTAAAGACAGAAGATTATGAGGAGGAATATACAAAAAATAAAAGAATTTATTTAGTTATTACTAAAATAGAATCTAAAGATGACTTTGAGGTAGTTAGATTTAATTTAAGAAAAGGAGCTACACTTAAAAATTATAACTATGAACTTAAGAAATTTTCTATGGAATATAATTCGTTAAATATAAATGAAGTAAAATATTCTAAAACAGGTATTAATCCAAAATTACTTAAAAATTGGTCAAAAAAAATGATGGAACTAAAATTATCTGATAGTATGGATTTATGGATTTCATCATTATGTAGTATAGAGGCTATTAATATAGATGTTTTAAAAAAATATATTAGCACTAAGTTAGACTATGTAAAAGAAAAATTGAGTAATACTGAAATTTTAATTAAGTTATATGAAATTCTTGATATTTTAATAGATGAAAAAATAGACGAAGATTTTAATAAAAAAGTTGAAGTAGAATAGTATGAAAAGATTGTTTACTAGATTTAAAGGGGAATTTTTTAGGTATTTTTTTTCACTATTTAAGAGAAAGAATAAATTACAAAAAATAAATACTTACACTAATTATATATCTATATTAGTTATTCTTCTTATTATTTTTACTATATATATTTTTTTTAAATTTACAATTAAATCTTTAGTTATTACAAATTCAATTCTAAATATATATTTACTTTATTTTTTTTTATTCTATTATCCTCACGAAAGAAAAAGAAATATAAGATATATTAATAAGATTTTAAAAGAAAAAAAAGAAGAATATATAAAGGAATTAGAAAATGAAAAAACTAAAATTGATTTAAATAATATTACTACACTTACTCTAAAAGATGATTTTGATTATGATATTTATACATGGAATTTATTAGAAAAGAAATCTATAGTAATAGGTAAAAAAAATGAAAGAAATCAAGAAATTGATATAGATCTATCAAAACATGAGTATTCTCATTTAGTAAGTAGAATACATGGAGTTTTAAATAATGTAGATGGTAAATGGTATTATGAAGATTTAGGTTCTAAAAATGGTAGTGGTGTAGAAAGAAATAATAAAAAAAAGGAGAAACTTATTCCAACAAAATCATATTTAATTGAAGTTGGAGATATCATATATATAGGTGTAATAAAGTTATTAGTTAATTAAGGTGGTTTAATGAAGTTATTGAAATGTAGTAATGGACATATGTTTAATTCAGCTAAATATTCTAATTGTCCATATTGCGATGGAAATAAAATTAATATTTTAGAAGAAAATGATAAAAAACCTATTATATTAGAAGGTGAAGTAAAAACATCTGTTTACTGGATAAAAGAAACTAATATTTCTCCAGTAGTTGGATGGTTGGTCTGTATTTCTGGTGCTGAAAAAGGTAAAGATTTTAGACTAATAAATGAGAGAAATTTTATTGGTAGATCGTCAGAGATGCATGTTTGTATTGAAAATGATCATACTATAGCAAGAAAAAATCATTGTTCTATAACATATAATCCTAAACAACGTAACTTTGTAATTTCCCCAGGTGAAAGTAGTGGTCTGGTATACTTACAAGGTAAAGCTTTATATGATAGTAAACAAATATTTAATATGGACATTATAGAGATGGGGGAAAACAAGTTTATATTCATAGAATTATGTGGTATGAATTTTGACTGGAATTATTGATGGAAAATAAAAAAATTGAGATTTTACCCTGTGATATTAATAATAAAGATACCCATTTTGTATTCTATGAAAATGATGAATATACAATATGGGTATCTGTTTTTATTGAAGGGGAAAGAAATGATGATATTTTAGATAATATAATAGAAGAGTATATATATAGATTCAGTGAAAATGAAAAATTTACTGGAGAATATTTAAAAAAAATACTTTTAAAAATGCTTGATGAATATGAAGATAGAAAAGTTGAAAATGATATAGAGAATAGTAAAATATTTTTGTCATGTATATTAACAGATTACTCTAATGTGGTTTATGTATATATGAAAAATTATATCTTTAATATCATAAGATTAGAAGAAGTATATTACAAAAATGAAATTATAGATAGAGATGATTTTGTTGGTATAACAGAAATATTTCCCTTAAAAGATAACGATATTATTAATATATTTCTATATGATGAAAATATTTTATCAATAAAGGTAAATAAAGTAAATCAATTAACAAAATTTACAGTGAATAGTAGCATAAAATTTTATTTTTTTATTAGTTTATTACTATTATTAATATCTTATTTTATTTTTTGTAATATATATTTAAATAAGAAAATTGAAGAATTAGAGTATATTGTAAAAAGTATTAATTTTAATACTGATTTTGATTATAAAAATAATTCTATTAAGATTGAAAATGCAAGTATAAAAATAAAGAAAATAGAAAATAAGTTTCTATATTATACAACAAATAAAATAAAAAAAAGAGAGAAAATAATTAATGAAATAATTGAATTTAAAAATAAAAATGAATTATTAAAAGAACTTTTTAATAAAAGAAATGATGCTAAAAAACATATCTATGATAGAGAATTTATTAAATCAAAAGAAATTTATTCAAATATTCAAAATAATATAAATTTTTTATCCAATGATTGGGAAAATCTAATTAATAAAGAAATAGATGAATTGAACAGATTATTAATAATACAAAATAATGAATTATTTTTAAATAATGATGACGTAATAAAGAGTAATGATATTTTAGAAAATATACTAAAAGAATATGAAAAATCATTTTTTAATATTAATATTAAAGATTTAGAAATATATAAAGAAAGGTATAAAAAAAATATAGATGAAATCAAACTTAAACTAGATAATAGATATGTAAATATAGAAAAATTGATAAATGATGATATTATTAAATCTTTAGAAGAAATAAAATTTTTAAGGGATGAATATTTAAAATTAGGTTTAAAAAACGAAGTTGAATATTTAAATAGGTTTGAAAAAGAAGTTGATGAAAAAATAAACATTTTAGAAGAAAAAATGAAAAATAATTTTTCACAGCACAATAGTTATTATAATAATAAAGAATATACTACTGCAATTTCATATTTAGAAAAATCATTGTATTTTGCAAATCTATTAAATAACGAAGAAAAGAAAAAAGAAATCGAAGGAAAAATTAGACTTATATACAAAAAAAAGAAAAATATCGAGAATGAGAATATAAAGAAAAATGAAAAAACTTTAGATAAAGAAAAATTAGAATTTGAAATAAAAAAAAGTATAAAACTATCTATAGAAAAGGGTGATGATTACCTAAAAAATGATGAATATGAAAAAGCTTTTATTGAATACAAAAGAGCATTAGAATTAATGGGTAAAGTAAATTATTCTAAGAATATTAG
The nucleotide sequence above comes from Streptobacillus felis. Encoded proteins:
- a CDS encoding ABC transporter substrate-binding protein/permease; translation: MKKKFILFMLLILSSFTFSEGKLRVGMEAGYAPFNWFQNDERNGAVKIKNGYVGGYDVEIAKIISEKLDMDLEIVQSDWDSLLGPALNSDKIDVVIAGMSPTKERRKNLEFTDPYYESDLVIVVKNDSKYLNSKSIQNFRDSKLTAQLNTFHYTVLSQINGIKKESASENFSNMLVALESGKIDGYVSEKPGAISATISNPNISFVEFDKDKGFVYDRDDVNIAIALKKGNLELRDKINRVLAEISREQREEIMKKAIETQPNQDSESLPTNFFGWIKFFIVNYWKDFLYGTFTTINLSLIGTFFGFIIGLILSLIRDDRNINNNSMFSVIFHKLFKYFVSIYVTFIRGTPMIVQAIIFYYDFSQITGINIPALTSALIIVSYNTGAYITEIVRGGIDSIDKGQYEAAEALGMSHFNIMRKVILPQAIRNVMPSVANEFIINIKDTSVLFSIGVTELFTTSKSIVGSHVRYYEVFVITCAIYFVLTYSLSKLFRYLEKRMDGNKEYEIEG
- the trmB gene encoding tRNA (guanosine(46)-N7)-methyltransferase TrmB, which gives rise to MKYKNKELWEYFFDKPKKHYNMYMYEMPNYPNHLIFDNEEILDAKGKWSEIYFKNNNDLHLEIGSGSANFTNNKAIKHPDINFLGVELRLKRLVQAARKAEKNNLNNLIFLKKRVDSLKEFIGENELSGLYINFPDPWENEEHKRIFGEKLLNDLDFVLKSGSKIYFKTDHLQYYLDILDLINSRDGYTVVYSTDDLYNSEKIIDNIKTEFEHLFLSKHNMNIKYIEIVKE
- a CDS encoding transcriptional regulator — protein: MEVITQTNRSLLFENFNDEAYDILTLIGDVENINSLEDEKIEEINKHLLVSNFNEFLQKFEPKIYSYMDVENKRIGYTLEKNQNIPDSMYTTIYINNENTFIKMLSTLIDNRKNLDKKNVDFQFEDILELISPRKIIQNIKQQRKEINYLFGKYEALNDKNPKKLDIGDILNNKFQEASKNYNNILAMLPLAIEDIKTRLEIGENRENQNIEEIKLGYLEFNDGGEIEFIENQYELEEKMLLPDNSQKLLEIFENDYYESIEKPNNYVANLIKRTYVPITTNNLKIDFEKEVNNYNQYLELYKNSQEDFIKIAKELIEKVMGVKLFFDQYNVNNKSMLPKLLITNVDVGLLVQPKNKEKLEKYLRTVNDKNEFENTIWFSIFPNISLKNENKKSSKNIFSGNATYKSKNINSIQDLSNLMEILSNHKIQTFISFERNNENTFENLAIHGINKYIELTKSLENTNFSEYIIPALPNLTLIPKDKSGIKIDKKAIFNKDGVFFNDGEELEFFLDGIYVDAAYVAAGIVAAYQCPSFLKERYKNVSNNPGVRFNIEAEDNSLIVKTVMAREISGFTVDIKEEINNVNYGFIFSSEQSQYKNEKIKNVTVYKARSLFKSSNNSYENIYKTLTTTYIERLLRFMSNDYKSDKLNYFFSNSPNSQKSIWTKESSTVNAIIRHGDDISHIIDNENNTCQLNLVFLGEVKNLKIEINKTN
- a CDS encoding FHA domain-containing protein; the protein is MKRLFTRFKGEFFRYFFSLFKRKNKLQKINTYTNYISILVILLIIFTIYIFFKFTIKSLVITNSILNIYLLYFFLFYYPHERKRNIRYINKILKEKKEEYIKELENEKTKIDLNNITTLTLKDDFDYDIYTWNLLEKKSIVIGKKNERNQEIDIDLSKHEYSHLVSRIHGVLNNVDGKWYYEDLGSKNGSGVERNNKKKEKLIPTKSYLIEVGDIIYIGVIKLLVN
- a CDS encoding FHA domain-containing protein, coding for MKLLKCSNGHMFNSAKYSNCPYCDGNKINILEENDKKPIILEGEVKTSVYWIKETNISPVVGWLVCISGAEKGKDFRLINERNFIGRSSEMHVCIENDHTIARKNHCSITYNPKQRNFVISPGESSGLVYLQGKALYDSKQIFNMDIIEMGENKFIFIELCGMNFDWNY